AAATATGCATTCTTTTCTCAACAAACAGAATAATCATATTCCATTCCATTACTATAAACCAAACAGCCCCTGGATGACAACACATCACATCAATGGGTAACAGAATAGGGTTACATACAGAGAATATAACAGATAAAAGATGAGGGTAGTTTAGAATAATCGTTCAAATTCAACAAAATGGAATGTTTATATAAATGTGCAAACAAAGAACTGCAATAAAGCACCAAAACAAACAACTCTAGAAAGATATCAAATACTTCCTATTGTACAAAAACAACCTTAAAATTAATGaatgtaatatatatgaaaaactaCATACAGAATAAGATATCAAATACATAAGATTATACAAAAACAACCTTGAACAATACACTGCTTATTGAATATGCATATTTAGTTAGCAATGGACAACTAGCAATAAACCTGAACCAAGAACACCCTCAAAATAAGGCAAATTGGCTACTTACAGCTCTATGTCAAATCAGCTAACTTCCCTTAGCCTTCTAATCAATGCATCTAAAGACTTCCTTCTGGGATTCGGTTTAGCTCCCCTCGTAGCAAAAAAGCTCCTATCCGAAGGGTCCCTTAGTTTCTCAGAAATTGTCACCACTTTCCTGTAATCCAAAGCATTGTAAGTCTTCTCTCTAATAACAGGATTTAAGTAGTTCTCCGGATTATTGCTTAAAAGCAAATTAATTAACTGCCGTGATTCAGCTAGGCCTGATTTCAGCTCACTTGCATCTTCTTCAGAGAGAATAGATTTCTGACTATCTGCAAACGACTCTAATAATTGAACATCAATGTCAAGTCCCATGACTGCATTTACATTGAATTTCTTTACTATATCTCCCTGCAAAGCATTCACAATCTTTTCAGATATATGGGACATAACATCTAGCAACACCCTCTTTAGAACTTGTGGCGGCAATATCTGCTGAGCTGTAGAAACCAGAGTCTCCAAGAAGATTATAACCTCATTCACATATTCATTACCACCTTGAAGAGGCTCATCACCCATCCAATTGACATTCTCAATCAATGACATAAAACTATCAATCTTAGTCTTGATCATCCCAGCAAGCATTTCTTCTGCTGCATCACGAGCCTTTTTTAACGGGAACTGCCTCTTTCCTCTGTCTGCCATTCTCAAAGGTATGCCCGAGAGTTGAGCAGCATGCTTAAAGAAGAAATCACAGGCTCGTTCAAACACAGCCATATTTGCAGCAACTTGCATAGCTTGAGAGACACCAAACACAGAAGTTTTAATCAGCTTAAATAAAGCCTCATCAAGGACTTCACTCAACAATCTATCCAAATACTTCTTAACCACATCATAAGAATCCAACTGCCCACCATATGACATAAAGCTAACAGAATCCTCAATAAACGACCTCACGATCCGACAACAATCAGGTACAGTGGTCGAAAAAGGAGCAATATAAGGGAAAGCTGGAATTATATCCGAAGTTTGCAATTGGAAAGCCAACACATTCATGGAGTACTCATactctttcttcatcaacattTGCTCAAATTTATCAGCTGAAAGTGCGTCAGTAATTTGCTTACGACAATCCGATAACAACAATTCATGATACTTATCCCTGTGTTTACTCAACACATCAAGCAAAGCATCAACTGGGTACCCAAATCTCCGTAATGAAACACCAAGCAAACTAACATAATCCTTAATAAGTAGCAAATGATTAGCAGTCTGCATTCGCGAAAATTGATCCTCTAAAACAGAACACATTTTACTAATCGCCATTTCCCATAAATTTTCAACCTCCCATTTAGAAATCAACCTTCCACCTCTCCTCAAAATTCTATCCTCAACTATGAAAAAGCCAGCAATTTGCGCGAAAAATGTTTGATGAGACTCTAAAAACGGAGTCATAGAAGATACCTGAAAATCGGAAGTTAATTGAAGCTTTCTATTCTCAAAATAATACTGTTTAAACCGATCTTCAAGCCCTAAACTTTGATGAATATGAAAAGCCCTATATAATGGGGTTAAATCAAACCCGAAATTCCCCCCACTTTCTCTATCAATAGTTCCAGAAGAAACTCCCAGATCTAAACcgtcatcttcttcttctaacGCATAAACACAATCCCTAAGACTTAATCTGGATTGTTCCTCAGCTTGTCTTTGCTTCATCCTCAATTCTTCCTCTCTTTGTCTAGCAGAAGAAGCTTGTCCAATAGCAAATTGACCTAAATTCCTACTAAcagttcgaatctcaactaaCCAATCACCAAACTCTTTATTCGCTTTCTTCTcaacataaaccctaatttcaggAATATGTTTCTCCAACATCTTCTTCAAAGTTGAAGATGGCGTAATCTTCAACAAACTTCTCTCAATATTATCAACACATCTTAAAGCTAAATAcaattgatcattcttcaaaTGATTGTTCGTTCGAGCACAAAGCTCAACGATCTGAACACAGATCTTAACTGAACTCAAACAAACCAAAAGATTATTGTTAATATTCCGAGTTTCAATAAACGCATCAAGAGAAGAAAGCAGAGGTTGAGCAACTGATTGAAGATGAGCATTAGATAGTGAAAGTGAAGACTTCAAGTCATCAACATCAGAAAGCAACGAACGAAGATCATCAACAGCAAGAATAAAATCTTGATAATGCGCTTTACATACTTCTTCGATCTCAGATTCTTTAGAAcgagtaaaagctttgagatTTTGAAGAAGAGTTTCAGGTTTTCCAGCAGCGAAAGCTTTCCGAACAAAGGGAGAAAGGTCTTCGCCATTACAGACGGCGGAGGAGAGGAGGTGATCTTGCTTATCACCACCAGAAAAAATGTCGGAGTCCCCCGCCGGAGAGATTCTCCGGCGACTTTTGGTGGACTGCATGAGGGAGTGAGGAAggtagagagagaaagtggTGGGAGAAGAGAGAGGGGGAGATGGCGGAGATGTAGGAGTGAGGAAGGAATGATTTGGAAAGAGGAATGTCTGAGAAAGTAATTTTTGGGGATTAAGTAAGGGTAAAGTGGGAATTTGAAgagatattatattattaaattttgtagaaaaaGGAGCAGTTGATGGTTTGATAATTTTGACAACTAGAAATTATAAGCTTTGCGGTGTGGACGGATATGAATGATGATGGAGTTATTGGAGGGAGCGTTGACGTTAAGGATCAACCGTTTAGTCAATGTGATCTTGTCGAGTTGCATGCAGAGGTGTTCATTCAGATTATCGGATAGATTTtgtgtaaataaaattaataaaaacctaaaaattacAAGCTTAGATCACcatacaaataaaaaacaattgtctaccacatgaaaaatctaaaaactcaGATCATtgtatgaaattatttttttaatggcTTCCATCAATTTAAATCGGCAATTAAGAATCTCTAGTTGTAGACTTAATAGTGTTCAATCATGACATGCTAGTGGATTAGTCGAGTAGAGAGTAAAAAACTTGGGTTAATGGAGCAGTGAGTAGACCGCAATGGGTCAGCTATCTTTGGGGGTCTGTATCTAATCCTTAAATATGCAGGTTTTTTAAACGTGTCAGATCTTGAATAAATCGGGACTTAAACAT
The Amaranthus tricolor cultivar Red isolate AtriRed21 chromosome 11, ASM2621246v1, whole genome shotgun sequence DNA segment above includes these coding regions:
- the LOC130827483 gene encoding exocyst complex component SEC15B, with translation MQSTKSRRRISPAGDSDIFSGGDKQDHLLSSAVCNGEDLSPFVRKAFAAGKPETLLQNLKAFTRSKESEIEEVCKAHYQDFILAVDDLRSLLSDVDDLKSSLSLSNAHLQSVAQPLLSSLDAFIETRNINNNLLVCLSSVKICVQIVELCARTNNHLKNDQLYLALRCVDNIERSLLKITPSSTLKKMLEKHIPEIRVYVEKKANKEFGDWLVEIRTVSRNLGQFAIGQASSARQREEELRMKQRQAEEQSRLSLRDCVYALEEEDDGLDLGVSSGTIDRESGGNFGFDLTPLYRAFHIHQSLGLEDRFKQYYFENRKLQLTSDFQVSSMTPFLESHQTFFAQIAGFFIVEDRILRRGGRLISKWEVENLWEMAISKMCSVLEDQFSRMQTANHLLLIKDYVSLLGVSLRRFGYPVDALLDVLSKHRDKYHELLLSDCRKQITDALSADKFEQMLMKKEYEYSMNVLAFQLQTSDIIPAFPYIAPFSTTVPDCCRIVRSFIEDSVSFMSYGGQLDSYDVVKKYLDRLLSEVLDEALFKLIKTSVFGVSQAMQVAANMAVFERACDFFFKHAAQLSGIPLRMADRGKRQFPLKKARDAAEEMLAGMIKTKIDSFMSLIENVNWMGDEPLQGGNEYVNEVIIFLETLVSTAQQILPPQVLKRVLLDVMSHISEKIVNALQGDIVKKFNVNAVMGLDIDVQLLESFADSQKSILSEEDASELKSGLAESRQLINLLLSNNPENYLNPVIREKTYNALDYRKVVTISEKLRDPSDRSFFATRGAKPNPRRKSLDALIRRLREVS